One stretch of Akkermansia sp. RCC_12PD DNA includes these proteins:
- the rpe gene encoding ribulose-phosphate 3-epimerase — translation MTMIAPSLLAADFSRIGEEARRAFEAGADWLHLDIMDGHFVDNISFGPEICAAVRKAVGPDRFLDAHLMIERPDHYFGRFVKAGVNLICFHVELGDEYYIRNTLKRIRRAGVKNGLAVNPATPFETLLPFLGEIDLLLVMSVVPGFGGQSFMPSVLDKVVKAAEWRADHQASFLIQMDGGIGKNNADQCALAGADVLVAGSSTFKAADMAQAIAEMK, via the coding sequence ATGACCATGATCGCCCCGTCATTGCTGGCCGCCGACTTCTCCAGAATAGGGGAAGAGGCGCGCCGCGCCTTTGAAGCAGGAGCCGACTGGCTGCACCTGGACATCATGGACGGCCACTTTGTGGACAACATCTCCTTTGGTCCTGAAATCTGCGCCGCCGTCAGAAAGGCGGTGGGACCGGACCGTTTTCTGGATGCCCATCTGATGATCGAACGGCCGGACCACTACTTTGGCCGTTTTGTCAAAGCGGGCGTCAACCTTATCTGCTTCCATGTGGAACTGGGGGATGAATACTACATCCGCAACACCCTCAAACGCATCCGCAGGGCGGGCGTGAAAAACGGGCTGGCCGTCAATCCGGCTACTCCCTTTGAAACCCTGCTTCCGTTCCTGGGAGAAATAGACCTGCTGCTGGTCATGTCCGTGGTGCCCGGGTTCGGCGGACAATCCTTCATGCCCTCCGTCCTGGACAAGGTGGTGAAAGCCGCGGAATGGAGAGCAGACCACCAGGCATCCTTCCTGATTCAGATGGACGGCGGCATCGGCAAAAACAATGCCGACCAGTGCGCATTGGCGGGAGCGGACGTTCTGGTGGCGGGGTCCTCCACCTTCAAGGCCGCGGACATGGCCCAGGCTATTGCAGAAATGAAATAA
- a CDS encoding tetratricopeptide repeat protein has product MKDLLEWSPLFLVLLAGGALWLYSKWQLRKVDRSLKELWGSIIRKAESGDAYSQFQAGRMYQKGNGVSRDAVLADEWFHKALPGLNREANAGDRDAAFCLYECFREGLAVQKDDAKALLWLQRAAEQEEPEAMFALALEYREGGLVKKNDALFMHWLRKAAEEGDEADAQYLLGACYEHGNGVPQDLNLAREWYERAAGSLAFGAEDALERLKGS; this is encoded by the coding sequence TTGAAAGATCTTTTGGAGTGGAGTCCCCTCTTTCTGGTACTTCTGGCAGGGGGAGCGCTGTGGCTGTATTCCAAGTGGCAGCTCAGGAAGGTGGACAGATCGTTGAAGGAGTTATGGGGGAGCATTATCCGGAAGGCGGAGTCGGGCGATGCGTATTCCCAGTTTCAGGCGGGACGCATGTATCAGAAGGGAAATGGCGTTTCCAGAGATGCCGTATTGGCGGATGAGTGGTTTCACAAGGCGCTTCCCGGATTGAATCGGGAGGCCAATGCCGGAGACAGGGACGCCGCCTTTTGCCTGTACGAGTGTTTCAGAGAAGGACTGGCTGTACAGAAAGATGATGCCAAGGCTCTGCTCTGGCTTCAGCGCGCCGCGGAGCAGGAGGAGCCGGAGGCCATGTTTGCGCTGGCTCTGGAGTACCGGGAAGGGGGGCTGGTGAAGAAGAATGACGCTTTATTCATGCATTGGCTGAGAAAAGCGGCGGAGGAAGGGGACGAGGCAGATGCCCAGTACCTGCTGGGCGCCTGTTATGAACACGGCAACGGAGTGCCGCAGGACTTGAACCTTGCACGGGAATGGTATGAACGTGCGGCAGGCAGTCTGGCATTCGGCGCCGAGGATGCCTTGGAACGGCTGAAGGGTTCCTAG
- a CDS encoding phosphatidylserine decarboxylase, whose product MEGISYYNRYTGRVEQEQVLGEKYLQWIYGTASGRLALHALVKRGMFSALMGWWKNRPSSAKGIPAFVEEYGINMEESLKGLGEFKHFNDFFYRRLKAGARPLSGGEETAVFPADARHMGWERADRISGVFVKGQRFDLPALLGDASLAERYAEGAVVLSRLCPTDYHRFHFPVSGIPGMWRRMGGPLASVSPYCLSRSLSWLWTNKRNLTLIQSESWGQVAMLEVGATGVGLIEETYVPEEFAARGAEKGYFAFGGSTVMCFFEPGRIRLAPDLLKKTGEGIEVFARQGDMMGKSV is encoded by the coding sequence ATGGAGGGCATAAGCTATTATAACCGTTATACGGGCCGAGTGGAGCAGGAACAGGTGCTGGGGGAGAAGTACCTCCAGTGGATTTACGGCACCGCTTCCGGGAGGCTTGCCCTGCATGCTCTGGTCAAGCGCGGCATGTTTTCCGCCCTGATGGGGTGGTGGAAGAACCGGCCTTCCAGCGCCAAAGGCATTCCCGCCTTTGTGGAGGAGTACGGCATTAACATGGAGGAGTCCCTCAAAGGGCTGGGAGAGTTTAAACATTTCAACGATTTTTTCTACCGTCGCCTGAAAGCCGGGGCGCGTCCGTTGTCCGGAGGGGAGGAGACGGCTGTTTTCCCGGCGGACGCCCGCCACATGGGCTGGGAGCGGGCAGACCGCATCAGCGGCGTTTTTGTGAAAGGCCAGCGTTTCGATCTTCCCGCGCTGCTTGGGGATGCCTCCCTGGCGGAGCGGTATGCGGAGGGCGCCGTGGTTCTTTCCCGCCTGTGTCCTACGGATTATCACCGCTTTCATTTTCCCGTTTCCGGCATTCCCGGCATGTGGAGGAGAATGGGCGGCCCCCTGGCCAGCGTGTCTCCGTATTGCCTGAGCCGGAGCCTGTCATGGCTGTGGACGAACAAGCGGAATTTGACGCTCATCCAGTCGGAGTCCTGGGGTCAAGTGGCCATGCTGGAGGTGGGCGCCACCGGCGTAGGGCTTATTGAAGAGACTTACGTTCCGGAAGAGTTTGCTGCCAGAGGGGCGGAGAAGGGATATTTTGCATTTGGCGGCTCCACAGTGATGTGTTTTTTTGAACCGGGCAGAATCAGGCTGGCTCCCGATCTTCTGAAAAAAACGGGAGAAGGAATAGAAGTGTTTGCCCGTCAGGGAGATATGATGGGTAAATCTGTTTAA
- the speA gene encoding biosynthetic arginine decarboxylase produces the protein MAAAKEGIKQKVRGWSHHDSADLYGIDDWGNGYFRISKKGEVTVRLNDEDGGKKDISLCDLLEGLNERGTTVPVLFRFRDLLRSRIAELNESFRKAIKEADYQGHYQGVYPIKVNQQRQVVEEIAEYGTKYDYGLEAGSKPELIAAMAHMHNPNAYLICNGYKDDEFIDLALTAQKMGLNIFIVLEMPSELDAIFARAKKMDIRPNLGLRVKLAAKGSGLWHESAGDKSVFGLNAAQVLDVVDKLKQMEALDCLKLLHYHQGSQIPNISVVREGLTEAARIYVDLVREGAPLGTLDMGGGLAVDYDGSKTNFHSSCNYSIAEFARDVVEVVGDMCTKYEVPHPTLVTESGRAVVAYYSVLVFNVLDVTSAPGEEPPPELPENAPELLKAFADTDRTLARKNMQECYNDACYYRDQLRAQFFYGNATLRERGLGEAYYWHILSRISRMLAEMETIPEDLRELSCSMVDFYYGNFSLFQSLPDSWAIRQLFPVMPLHRLNERPTNKAVLADITCDCDGKIDHFIDREDVATALPLHAIKPGEEDYYIGVFLVGAYQETLGDLHNLLGDTNVVGVHLEGGRPVYTHEVEGDTVADVLSYVEYDPKELVNRFRIFAEQAVASGKITPSERRRALEIFRSGLNGYTYYEL, from the coding sequence ATGGCAGCAGCTAAAGAAGGCATTAAACAGAAAGTCCGGGGGTGGAGCCATCATGATTCCGCAGATTTGTACGGCATTGACGACTGGGGCAACGGCTATTTCCGGATCAGCAAGAAAGGGGAGGTGACCGTACGCCTGAATGATGAAGACGGCGGAAAGAAGGACATCAGCCTGTGCGACCTGCTGGAAGGACTGAACGAACGCGGCACGACCGTTCCCGTCCTGTTCCGCTTCCGTGACCTGCTGCGCAGCCGCATTGCGGAACTGAACGAGAGTTTCCGCAAGGCAATCAAGGAGGCGGACTACCAGGGCCATTACCAGGGCGTCTACCCCATCAAGGTGAACCAGCAGCGCCAGGTGGTGGAGGAGATCGCGGAATACGGCACCAAGTACGACTACGGGCTGGAAGCCGGCTCCAAGCCGGAACTGATCGCGGCCATGGCGCACATGCACAACCCGAACGCCTACCTGATCTGCAACGGTTACAAGGACGACGAGTTCATCGACCTGGCCCTGACCGCCCAGAAGATGGGGCTGAACATTTTCATCGTGCTGGAGATGCCTTCCGAGCTGGACGCCATCTTCGCCCGCGCCAAAAAGATGGACATCCGCCCCAATCTGGGCCTTCGCGTGAAGCTGGCGGCCAAGGGATCCGGCCTGTGGCATGAATCCGCCGGGGACAAATCCGTCTTCGGCCTGAACGCGGCCCAGGTGCTGGACGTGGTGGACAAGCTCAAGCAGATGGAAGCACTGGACTGCCTGAAGCTGCTCCATTACCACCAGGGATCCCAGATTCCGAATATTTCCGTGGTGCGAGAGGGGCTGACGGAAGCCGCCCGCATTTACGTGGACCTGGTCAGGGAGGGGGCTCCGCTGGGGACGCTGGACATGGGCGGCGGCCTGGCCGTGGATTATGACGGTTCCAAGACAAATTTCCATTCCTCCTGCAACTATTCCATTGCGGAGTTCGCCCGTGACGTGGTGGAAGTGGTGGGGGACATGTGCACCAAGTACGAGGTTCCGCACCCCACGCTGGTGACGGAATCCGGCCGCGCCGTGGTGGCTTATTATTCCGTACTGGTGTTCAACGTGCTGGACGTGACCAGCGCCCCAGGGGAGGAACCGCCCCCGGAGCTGCCGGAAAACGCGCCCGAATTGCTCAAGGCCTTTGCGGACACGGACAGGACCCTGGCCCGGAAAAACATGCAGGAATGCTATAATGACGCCTGCTATTACCGCGACCAGCTCCGCGCCCAGTTTTTTTACGGAAACGCCACCCTGCGGGAACGCGGGCTGGGAGAGGCGTATTACTGGCACATCCTCAGCCGCATTTCCCGGATGCTGGCGGAGATGGAGACCATTCCGGAAGACCTCAGGGAGCTTTCCTGTTCCATGGTGGATTTTTATTACGGCAATTTTTCCCTGTTCCAGTCCCTGCCGGATTCCTGGGCCATACGCCAGCTTTTCCCGGTCATGCCGCTCCACCGGCTGAACGAGCGGCCCACGAACAAGGCCGTGCTGGCGGACATCACGTGCGACTGCGACGGGAAGATCGACCATTTCATCGACCGCGAAGACGTAGCCACGGCTCTTCCCCTGCACGCCATCAAGCCCGGCGAGGAAGATTACTACATCGGCGTGTTCCTGGTAGGCGCCTATCAGGAAACCCTGGGGGACCTGCACAACCTGCTGGGGGACACGAATGTCGTCGGCGTGCATCTGGAAGGCGGCCGCCCCGTCTACACGCATGAGGTGGAGGGAGATACGGTGGCGGACGTGCTCTCCTACGTGGAATATGATCCCAAGGAGCTCGTCAACAGGTTCCGCATTTTTGCGGAACAGGCGGTAGCTTCCGGAAAAATCACGCCGTCCGAACGCCGCCGGGCCCTGGAAATATTCCGTTCCGGGCTGAATGGCTATACCTATTACGAACTGTAG
- the leuS gene encoding leucine--tRNA ligase — protein sequence MSERKKPYPFDVFEPKWQQIWDERKTFKTGNPGDEGFDASRPKCYVLDMFPYPSGAGLHVGHPEGYTATDIVARFKRMNGFNVLHPMGWDSFGLPAEQYAIKTGQHPAITTFRNIDNFRRQLKMLGFSYDWDREIATTDHEYVRWTQWIFLRLYNSYYNRELKKARPVSELEAQGLTREEIDQRRLAYVAEVAVNWSPDLGTVLANEEVEEWKAKGHHVERRPLRQWMLRITDYAERLIDELEPLDWPESIKLLQRNWIGKSEGAEVDFELGGETITVYTTRPDTLFGATYMVLSPEHPLVDAVTTPERKEAVEQYRAQCASKSDLERTDLSKEKTGVFTGAHAVNPVNGEQIPVWIADYVLMGYGTGAIMAVPAHDERDFEFAGVFGLPVLQVVQPPTGDTDWRGYCGYEGTSVNSGFLTGLPTPEAKEKMILWLEERGKGRRKVNYKLRDWLFSRQRYWGEPFPIVWEDGRHRAIPENELPLLQPALDDFAPTGDPRGPLVKATEWIAYTPTAHRETNTMPQWAGSCWYYLRYLDPKNSERFVSREAEQYWMGSAGTPGGVDLYVGGTEHAVLHLLYARFWHKVLFDLGYLSTNEPFQKLVNQGLILGEDGQKMSKSRGNVVNPDDIVREYGADALRLYEMFMGPLKDVKPWATKGVEGISRFLARVWRVAFQENQEGEWEINPKLVSGAPEAAVLQVRKELHKTIKKVTDDIESMSFNTAIAKMMECTNAMTSADVVDVQDYVAFLTLLNPFAPHITEEIHARLQAAFPDVPETQLCQKNWPACDEALLVENTVPMVIQVNGKLRDKLEVPRDISREELEKIALASSKVKVFLDGVTVRKIIVVPGRLVNIVAN from the coding sequence ATGTCCGAGCGCAAGAAACCATATCCTTTTGACGTCTTTGAGCCCAAATGGCAGCAGATCTGGGACGAACGGAAGACTTTCAAGACAGGCAACCCCGGGGATGAGGGATTTGACGCTTCCCGGCCCAAGTGCTACGTGCTGGACATGTTCCCCTATCCCAGCGGCGCGGGCCTCCATGTGGGCCATCCGGAAGGGTACACCGCCACGGACATTGTGGCGCGCTTCAAGCGCATGAACGGCTTCAACGTGCTTCACCCCATGGGCTGGGACTCCTTCGGCCTTCCTGCGGAGCAATACGCCATCAAGACCGGGCAGCATCCGGCCATCACCACCTTCCGGAACATTGACAACTTCCGCCGCCAGCTCAAGATGCTGGGCTTTTCCTATGACTGGGACCGGGAAATCGCCACGACGGACCACGAATACGTGCGCTGGACCCAGTGGATCTTTCTCCGTCTTTACAACTCCTACTACAACAGGGAATTGAAAAAGGCGCGCCCCGTCTCCGAACTGGAGGCCCAAGGTCTCACCCGCGAGGAAATCGACCAGCGGCGCCTGGCCTACGTGGCGGAAGTGGCCGTGAACTGGTCCCCGGACCTGGGCACCGTGCTCGCCAATGAGGAAGTGGAGGAATGGAAAGCCAAGGGCCACCACGTGGAACGCCGCCCCCTGCGCCAGTGGATGCTGCGCATCACGGACTATGCCGAACGCCTGATTGACGAACTGGAGCCCCTGGACTGGCCGGAATCCATCAAGCTGCTCCAGCGCAACTGGATAGGCAAGTCGGAAGGGGCGGAAGTGGACTTTGAGCTGGGCGGGGAAACCATCACCGTTTACACCACGAGGCCGGACACCCTCTTCGGCGCCACCTACATGGTCCTTTCCCCGGAACACCCGCTGGTGGACGCCGTCACCACGCCGGAACGGAAAGAAGCCGTGGAGCAGTACCGCGCCCAGTGCGCCTCCAAGAGCGATCTGGAACGCACGGACCTTTCCAAGGAAAAAACGGGCGTCTTCACCGGCGCGCATGCCGTGAACCCGGTCAACGGAGAGCAGATTCCCGTCTGGATTGCGGACTATGTTCTGATGGGCTACGGAACCGGCGCCATCATGGCCGTTCCCGCCCACGACGAACGCGACTTCGAATTTGCCGGAGTATTCGGCCTTCCGGTCCTCCAGGTGGTGCAGCCGCCCACCGGAGATACCGACTGGCGCGGCTACTGCGGGTATGAGGGTACCAGCGTGAACTCCGGCTTCCTGACCGGGCTGCCCACGCCGGAGGCCAAGGAAAAAATGATCCTGTGGCTGGAAGAGCGCGGAAAGGGACGCCGCAAGGTGAACTACAAGCTGCGCGACTGGCTCTTCTCCCGCCAGCGCTACTGGGGGGAACCCTTCCCCATCGTCTGGGAGGACGGCCGCCACCGCGCCATTCCGGAAAACGAACTCCCCCTGCTCCAGCCCGCCCTGGACGACTTCGCCCCCACAGGAGACCCCCGCGGACCGCTGGTCAAGGCCACTGAATGGATCGCCTACACGCCCACGGCGCACCGGGAAACCAACACCATGCCGCAGTGGGCCGGCTCCTGCTGGTATTACCTGCGCTACCTGGACCCGAAAAACAGCGAACGCTTTGTCAGCCGCGAAGCGGAACAATACTGGATGGGCTCCGCAGGCACGCCCGGCGGCGTGGACCTGTACGTGGGCGGCACGGAACACGCCGTGCTCCACCTGCTCTATGCCCGCTTCTGGCACAAGGTCCTCTTTGACCTGGGCTACCTCAGCACCAACGAGCCATTCCAGAAACTCGTCAACCAGGGCCTGATCCTGGGCGAAGACGGGCAGAAAATGTCCAAGTCCCGCGGCAACGTCGTCAATCCGGACGACATCGTGCGCGAATACGGTGCGGACGCCCTGCGCCTGTATGAAATGTTCATGGGCCCGCTGAAAGACGTAAAACCCTGGGCCACCAAGGGTGTGGAAGGCATCTCCCGCTTCCTGGCCCGCGTCTGGCGCGTGGCCTTCCAGGAAAACCAGGAAGGGGAATGGGAAATCAATCCCAAGCTCGTCTCCGGTGCGCCGGAAGCCGCCGTGCTGCAGGTCCGCAAGGAACTGCACAAAACAATCAAAAAGGTGACGGACGACATTGAAAGCATGTCCTTCAACACCGCCATCGCCAAAATGATGGAATGCACCAACGCCATGACCTCCGCGGACGTGGTGGATGTGCAGGACTACGTGGCGTTCCTGACGTTGCTCAACCCGTTTGCCCCGCATATTACGGAAGAAATCCATGCACGCCTTCAGGCGGCATTCCCCGACGTGCCGGAAACACAGCTCTGCCAGAAAAACTGGCCCGCCTGCGATGAAGCCCTGCTGGTGGAAAACACGGTGCCGATGGTCATCCAGGTCAACGGCAAGCTGCGGGACAAGCTGGAAGTGCCCAGGGACATCTCCCGGGAAGAACTGGAAAAGATTGCCCTGGCGTCTTCCAAGGTAAAAGTCTTCCTGGACGGCGTAACGGTACGAAAAATCATCGTCGTGCCCGGCCGCCTCGTCAATATCGTAGCCAATTAA
- the nspC gene encoding carboxynorspermidine decarboxylase: MSAFIVSQPALERNARILREVADAAGCRVVLALKGFSTWPCFEGLSPLLDGCCASGLWEALLARRRFGKHVLTYSPAYAPEEIAELAEISDHLDFNSLTQWNFFREEVTGHPRFLSGELKCGLRINPKFSTGHTPLYDPCAPGSRLGVTPELVQGADLSGISGLHFHTLCEQSAEDLADTLKAVEQYFGSILSRPEISWLNMGGGHWITKPGYNRELLEELVRGIRFRYGVDVWLEPGEAVAIHSGVLRCRVLDVFSSEGVEHAILDVSASAHMPDTLEMPYRPDVFQILENPSLRSGQQPAVVMEGESYAVAGEPGEKPFTYRLGAPTCLAGDRLGDYSFAEPLSPGDELVFDDMAHYTMVKTTFFNGVPHPDIAVQKHDGSVETVRRFSYEDFEARLG; the protein is encoded by the coding sequence ATGTCCGCCTTTATCGTCAGCCAGCCAGCATTGGAACGCAACGCCCGCATCCTCAGGGAGGTAGCGGATGCCGCGGGGTGCCGGGTCGTGCTGGCTCTGAAGGGGTTTTCCACCTGGCCCTGTTTTGAGGGTCTGAGTCCCCTGCTGGACGGCTGCTGCGCTTCCGGATTGTGGGAGGCTCTTCTGGCCCGGCGCAGATTCGGCAAGCATGTATTGACTTATTCCCCCGCATACGCTCCGGAGGAGATTGCGGAACTGGCGGAGATTTCCGACCACCTTGATTTCAACAGCCTGACCCAGTGGAACTTCTTCCGGGAGGAGGTGACGGGGCATCCTCGCTTCCTGTCCGGGGAATTGAAGTGCGGCCTGCGCATCAATCCCAAATTTTCCACGGGCCATACGCCTCTTTACGATCCCTGTGCGCCCGGTTCCCGCCTGGGCGTGACGCCGGAGCTGGTGCAGGGGGCGGACTTGTCCGGCATTTCCGGGCTGCATTTCCATACCCTGTGCGAGCAGAGCGCGGAGGATTTGGCGGATACTTTGAAAGCCGTGGAACAGTACTTCGGCTCCATTCTGTCCCGGCCGGAGATCTCCTGGCTGAACATGGGCGGCGGCCACTGGATCACCAAGCCCGGCTACAACCGGGAACTGCTGGAGGAGCTGGTGCGCGGCATCCGCTTCCGCTACGGCGTGGATGTATGGCTGGAGCCGGGGGAGGCGGTCGCCATTCATTCCGGCGTGCTGCGCTGCCGGGTGCTGGATGTTTTTTCTTCCGAGGGGGTGGAACACGCCATTCTGGACGTTTCCGCTTCTGCCCACATGCCGGACACGCTGGAAATGCCCTACAGGCCGGATGTGTTCCAGATTTTGGAGAATCCCTCCCTGCGGTCCGGGCAGCAGCCCGCCGTAGTGATGGAGGGGGAAAGCTATGCCGTGGCCGGAGAGCCGGGTGAAAAGCCCTTTACTTACCGTCTGGGGGCGCCTACGTGCCTGGCCGGGGACCGGCTGGGAGATTATTCCTTTGCGGAACCCCTTTCTCCGGGAGACGAGCTTGTGTTTGACGACATGGCCCATTACACGATGGTGAAAACCACCTTTTTCAATGGCGTGCCCCATCCGGATATAGCCGTGCAGAAGCACGACGGTTCCGTGGAGACGGTGCGCCGTTTTTCCTATGAGGATTTTGAAGCCCGCCTGGGCTGA
- a CDS encoding sulfatase yields MKFTVCFLSAACGVLSLLAGASAQNSSHAVSGKKPNIIVFLVDDMGWQDTSVPFWTDEKGQPVKTFLNKRYRTPNMEKLAAQGMTFTDAYAHPLCTPSRVSLMSGMNPSRHRVTNWVRQQNQTTDQNSKNLQPPDWALNGLQPVGTPAKGVTKRPISGEDMHYNMTRPFATAITLPQLLKKCGYVTVHCGKAHFGTQGTPGSNPLNMGFDYNIAGTEIGHPADYRGSKHYGKGFNHVRGLDENNYYQDDVFLTEALTQEAIKRLEAIRNNPKEAGKPFYLYLAQYALHSPLDERAYDKRFADAYKDPQDGHAWSPREKHYSGLIEGMDKSLGDIMKYLKDNNLDKNTVLVFMSDNGGLAISGRLGNVDSNYPLSFGKGGCMEGGIREPMIISWPGVTKGGARCSVPVIIDDFLPTLLDMAGCRNLKTPQKLDGLSLVPLLKGAQFPADRPLLFHQPNNWGEGSRQATQYGASTALRRGDWKLIYRHGDQSFELYNLRKDISEKNNLASAEPKKVKEMASVMGRLLRERKALMPTYKKGNSLGVAEGTSVPWPDQVK; encoded by the coding sequence ATGAAGTTCACAGTCTGTTTCCTCTCCGCCGCCTGCGGCGTACTCTCCCTGCTTGCAGGGGCGTCGGCCCAGAATTCCTCCCATGCCGTTTCCGGAAAAAAGCCCAATATCATTGTTTTCCTGGTGGATGACATGGGATGGCAGGATACGTCCGTGCCGTTCTGGACGGATGAAAAGGGCCAGCCGGTCAAGACTTTCCTGAATAAACGCTACCGGACGCCGAACATGGAGAAACTGGCCGCCCAGGGCATGACGTTTACGGATGCGTATGCGCACCCCCTCTGCACGCCGTCGCGCGTGAGCCTGATGTCTGGCATGAATCCGAGCCGCCACCGGGTGACCAACTGGGTCAGGCAGCAAAACCAGACGACAGACCAGAATAGCAAGAATCTCCAGCCGCCGGATTGGGCCCTCAACGGTCTTCAGCCAGTCGGAACGCCCGCCAAGGGAGTGACGAAGCGCCCCATTTCCGGAGAGGACATGCACTACAACATGACCCGTCCCTTCGCCACGGCAATCACGCTGCCCCAGCTGCTGAAAAAGTGCGGCTATGTGACCGTGCACTGCGGGAAGGCTCATTTCGGCACGCAGGGAACGCCAGGCTCCAACCCGCTGAACATGGGGTTTGACTACAATATTGCCGGTACGGAAATCGGACATCCGGCGGATTATCGCGGCTCCAAGCATTACGGAAAGGGTTTCAACCATGTGCGCGGACTGGATGAAAATAATTATTACCAGGACGACGTGTTCCTGACGGAGGCGCTGACCCAGGAGGCCATCAAGAGGCTGGAGGCCATCAGGAACAATCCCAAGGAAGCGGGAAAGCCCTTCTATCTGTACCTGGCCCAGTATGCCCTTCATTCCCCGCTGGATGAACGCGCGTATGACAAGAGGTTTGCGGATGCCTATAAAGACCCGCAGGACGGTCACGCGTGGTCGCCGAGGGAAAAACATTACTCCGGCCTGATCGAAGGGATGGACAAGAGCCTGGGGGACATCATGAAATACTTGAAGGACAACAATCTGGATAAAAATACGGTGCTGGTGTTCATGTCTGACAACGGGGGGCTGGCCATCTCCGGAAGGCTTGGCAACGTGGATTCCAATTATCCGCTTTCCTTCGGCAAAGGAGGGTGCATGGAGGGCGGCATCCGTGAGCCGATGATTATTTCCTGGCCGGGAGTCACCAAGGGAGGTGCCCGGTGCTCCGTGCCGGTCATTATTGACGATTTTCTGCCAACGCTGCTCGATATGGCGGGATGCAGGAATTTGAAAACACCGCAGAAGCTGGACGGCCTCAGCCTGGTGCCCCTGCTGAAAGGGGCGCAATTCCCCGCCGACCGTCCCCTTTTGTTCCACCAGCCCAACAACTGGGGGGAAGGCAGCCGCCAGGCAACGCAGTACGGCGCTTCCACCGCACTGCGGCGCGGTGACTGGAAGTTGATTTACCGTCACGGGGACCAGAGTTTTGAATTGTACAATCTGCGGAAGGATATTAGCGAAAAGAATAACCTGGCTTCCGCGGAACCGAAGAAAGTGAAGGAGATGGCTTCCGTGATGGGCAGGCTGCTCCGGGAGAGGAAGGCTCTGATGCCCACTTACAAGAAGGGAAATTCCCTGGGAGTTGCCGAGGGCACGTCAGTGCCGTGGCCTGACCAGGTGAAGTAA